A single region of the Pyxidicoccus trucidator genome encodes:
- a CDS encoding PEGA domain-containing protein, giving the protein MVVASGDCTDAELGGQTKAFLDTLTSRPEQDALSATEFGERLFPQSSKSFEDLQRQLEAAQDHFYEGRNSKAAQVIDEALQQITRLPVGDPRWKLYVDAQLLHGLNYRALGKAKESDTAFRNVLRLQPDYELDPDQFAPSVRQGFDKLRRELEQARKVKLSVKSTQPTADVYLDGFKVGQTPLTVEVVAGTYDITLAKGTTTSFPRQVQVQGTDMPLLIDVAYEGSVSASPFPCLASRNGNDERTLSHAVRLGGTLGVEEVIVVRLERPSSGPKWFAATVLNVEGGQKLREGGFKTQGLDAPGEALSALVDFVTTGRSPSNLVVMNNANGKAPWEQAGGVDRSGGSQGGMDLSAPNRLSEGEETAGAPGSTSGLRVASYVALGVGAAALGGAGVVRLMAQKDLNELEARLDNGRILSSDREALVLRDSLAQKGNVLTGLLVGGGAAVATGAVLFLLSPSSTTPPPVSVGIAADGDGASATLSGSF; this is encoded by the coding sequence ATGGTGGTGGCCAGCGGCGACTGCACGGACGCGGAACTGGGCGGCCAGACCAAGGCGTTCCTGGACACACTTACGTCCCGCCCCGAGCAGGACGCCCTGAGCGCCACCGAGTTCGGTGAACGGCTATTCCCCCAGTCCTCCAAGAGCTTCGAGGACCTGCAGCGGCAGCTCGAAGCCGCCCAGGACCACTTCTACGAAGGCCGGAACAGCAAGGCTGCCCAGGTCATCGACGAAGCCCTCCAGCAAATCACCCGCCTCCCCGTGGGCGACCCGCGCTGGAAGCTCTACGTGGACGCCCAGTTGCTCCATGGCTTGAACTACCGAGCCCTGGGCAAGGCGAAGGAGAGCGACACAGCGTTCCGCAACGTGCTGCGGCTCCAGCCCGACTACGAGCTCGACCCGGACCAGTTCGCGCCCTCCGTCCGGCAGGGCTTCGACAAGCTGCGGCGCGAGTTGGAGCAGGCACGCAAGGTCAAGCTGTCCGTGAAGTCCACGCAGCCCACAGCGGATGTGTACCTCGACGGGTTCAAGGTCGGGCAGACGCCGCTGACCGTGGAGGTGGTTGCCGGGACCTACGACATCACCCTGGCGAAGGGCACCACCACCAGCTTCCCGCGTCAGGTCCAGGTCCAGGGTACGGACATGCCCCTGCTCATCGACGTGGCCTACGAAGGCTCCGTGTCCGCCAGTCCCTTTCCGTGCCTCGCCTCTCGGAATGGCAACGACGAGCGGACGCTCAGCCATGCTGTCCGCCTCGGCGGCACACTCGGCGTGGAGGAGGTCATCGTCGTCCGACTGGAGCGGCCAAGCAGCGGACCGAAGTGGTTCGCCGCCACGGTGCTCAACGTCGAGGGTGGCCAGAAGCTGCGCGAGGGTGGCTTCAAGACACAGGGTCTGGATGCCCCAGGCGAGGCGCTGTCCGCCCTGGTGGACTTCGTCACCACCGGCCGCTCCCCGTCGAACCTCGTGGTGATGAACAACGCCAACGGCAAGGCTCCGTGGGAGCAAGCCGGCGGCGTGGACAGGTCGGGTGGCTCGCAGGGCGGAATGGACCTCAGCGCACCCAACCGCCTCTCGGAAGGCGAGGAGACTGCGGGGGCCCCCGGCTCTACTTCGGGACTGCGCGTGGCGTCCTACGTGGCGCTCGGGGTGGGTGCGGCGGCACTGGGCGGAGCGGGCGTGGTGCGGCTCATGGCCCAGAAGGACCTGAATGAATTGGAGGCGAGGCTCGACAATGGCCGCATCCTCTCCAGCGATAGGGAAGCGCTGGTGCTTCGGGACTCGCTGGCCCAGAAGGGCAATGTCCTGACAGGGCTGCTCGTTGGAGGAGGCGCCGCGGTTGCCACCGGCGCGGTGCTCTTCCTCCTGTCTCCGTCATCGACCACTCCACCGCCGGTCTCCGTGGGCATCGCCGCCGACGGTGACGGCGCGTCGGCCACCCTGTCCGGCTCCTTCTGA
- a CDS encoding IgA Peptidase M64: MMRALLVLLLATSASAAAPRTFRVDYFHTGNATEERFSLDRLVVEPLPWPGHPARAVDETNLGKYLFEVRDRDTNRLVFSRGFASIYGEWEITAEAKSANRTFHESLRFPAPERPVQVLLKKRDAQNAFREVWSLVVDPKDMFVDTSSPPAPGPLLKLLENGPPEQKVDLLILGDGYTEAERPKFEKDARRMVDILFTFSPFKERKADFNVWGLVPAAVQSGISRPSTGIHRRSPVGATYDAFGSERYVLTFDNKAFREAAAFAPYEFVEILANGNTYGGGGIFGLYGTVAADSLWAPYVFVHEFGHHFAGLADEYYTSESVYAPAAERLEPWEKNVTALHAPEQLKWKHLVTPGTPLPTPWNKEGYENHSTTVQKQRRQIRSQRKPESDMDALFVAQRDWEEKFLSSQKYSGRVGAFEGAMYEPRGYYRPQLDCVMFTRDRVPFCAVCQSAISEVIDLYAGPAARAPRASP; the protein is encoded by the coding sequence ATGATGCGTGCCCTCCTCGTCCTGCTGTTGGCCACGAGCGCCTCCGCCGCGGCCCCCCGTACCTTCCGCGTCGACTACTTCCACACCGGCAATGCCACCGAGGAGCGCTTCAGCCTCGACCGGCTGGTTGTCGAGCCGTTGCCCTGGCCCGGCCATCCCGCTCGCGCCGTGGATGAGACGAACCTGGGCAAGTACCTCTTCGAGGTGCGAGACAGGGACACCAATCGCCTCGTGTTCTCACGCGGCTTCGCCTCCATCTACGGTGAGTGGGAAATCACGGCCGAGGCGAAGAGCGCGAACCGCACCTTCCACGAGTCGCTGCGCTTCCCCGCGCCGGAGCGCCCCGTCCAGGTCCTCCTCAAGAAGCGCGACGCGCAGAACGCCTTCCGCGAGGTGTGGTCGCTGGTGGTGGACCCGAAGGACATGTTCGTGGACACGTCCTCGCCGCCCGCGCCCGGTCCGCTCTTGAAGCTGCTGGAGAACGGGCCGCCGGAGCAGAAGGTGGACCTGCTCATCCTCGGCGACGGCTACACCGAGGCCGAGCGCCCCAAGTTCGAGAAGGACGCCCGCCGCATGGTGGACATCCTCTTCACCTTCTCCCCCTTCAAGGAGCGCAAGGCGGACTTCAACGTCTGGGGGCTCGTCCCCGCTGCCGTGCAGTCCGGAATCTCCCGTCCGTCCACCGGCATCCACCGGCGCTCGCCCGTGGGCGCCACCTATGACGCGTTCGGTAGCGAACGCTATGTCCTCACGTTCGACAACAAGGCCTTCCGGGAGGCCGCCGCCTTCGCGCCCTACGAGTTCGTGGAAATCCTGGCCAACGGCAACACCTATGGCGGTGGAGGCATCTTCGGCCTCTACGGCACCGTGGCCGCGGACAGCCTGTGGGCGCCGTACGTCTTCGTCCACGAGTTCGGCCACCACTTCGCGGGCCTGGCCGACGAGTACTACACCTCTGAGTCCGTCTACGCGCCCGCCGCCGAGCGCCTGGAGCCCTGGGAGAAGAACGTCACCGCGCTCCATGCTCCGGAGCAGTTGAAGTGGAAGCACCTGGTGACGCCGGGGACGCCCCTCCCCACGCCGTGGAACAAGGAGGGCTACGAGAATCACTCCACCACCGTGCAGAAGCAGCGCCGCCAGATTCGCTCCCAGCGGAAGCCGGAGTCGGACATGGACGCCCTGTTCGTGGCCCAGCGGGACTGGGAGGAGAAATTCCTATCCTCTCAAAAGTACTCAGGCCGGGTGGGTGCCTTCGAGGGCGCGATGTATGAGCCGCGTGGGTATTACCGACCCCAGCTCGACTGTGTGATGTTTACCAGAGACAGGGTGCCGTTCTGCGCGGTGTGTCAGAGCGCGATTTCCGAGGTCATCGACCTCTATGCGGGCCCGGCGGCGCGGGCCCCCCGCGCCAGTCCTTGA
- a CDS encoding lamin tail domain-containing protein, with amino-acid sequence MLRRNWLPALLTAVLVTVGTGCGDECVDAFDCRAEKGQPASGKEWTCNDGTCEERDVTQPPPVDAGTDAGTGEDAGTDAGTDAGTDAGTDAGTDAGTDAGVTCTDTAAGSGQDQGCSVQTPVCDTTDGTCKVCIPPAQGTGTATGCEASAPVCDTTVAGGACKVCVDSAQGNALDQGCASPTNICDTTVAGGECKVCTTTDGTTVGCQGSQTCNAAGTACEGCADDTSCAPETPVCRLDPLPTSCVECTGTSNARCDASKPACNDNFCGCSSNTQCADAPDSNRDFCDTVANNGRGQCEVCVTDANCADLDPNRPICNNRTACVQCVTNANCSLTQVCNATNTCENSTVSTTPEQTSAQIQAVLDAPGTTINPALPIDGAFVTYIKPAVAGSSEPAGFFLQAQSDGPAIFVTDAAAFGQVAVGNRVSLSVTGKLDPATNNQQRIASTVTGFTPISQGHPVQALAPAGLKVDISSLDFATSRSVALENEIVTVSGTVSAMGSGGVGFMAYQLRTTGTQTPSNNLRLRVPTGIASERDLVDTCEVTVQAGAVWRFTTQSQVSVFDPNQLTISNCPAPKLLVARALSTTEVRLTFDRRIATASVQATDFTIATLTVTGATVNGSQVTLTTSEQTASTEYTVTVSGEVTDLAGKPINDTADTAVFFGVTPPPAGAALVINEVDYDTVGTDNAEYIEIYNRGGAAADLTDVVLVLVNGDAAAAQPRREYLKFPLSAVTDAAGTATTSLPAGGYIIAASTTYFTATPPPAGVLRLVIGAGATGTGQTDIIQNGSGDGVGLVQNTTGTLIDSVFYEPGAQNPQFTIATGAGDRLLNFLEGTRTSASDSNTVAGSLQRVPNGGDTNNNDYDFAFLPSTPGTGAP; translated from the coding sequence ATGCTGAGACGGAATTGGCTTCCGGCTCTTTTGACTGCCGTGTTGGTCACGGTGGGCACGGGCTGTGGAGACGAGTGCGTAGACGCGTTCGACTGTCGCGCTGAGAAGGGTCAGCCGGCCTCGGGCAAGGAGTGGACCTGCAACGACGGCACGTGCGAGGAGCGCGACGTCACCCAGCCCCCGCCTGTGGACGCGGGCACGGACGCGGGCACCGGGGAAGATGCGGGAACCGACGCGGGCACGGATGCCGGCACGGACGCGGGGACCGACGCGGGCACGGATGCCGGCACGGACGCGGGCGTGACGTGCACCGACACTGCCGCCGGTAGTGGCCAGGACCAGGGCTGCTCCGTGCAGACCCCCGTCTGCGACACGACGGATGGCACGTGCAAGGTGTGCATCCCCCCTGCCCAGGGCACTGGCACGGCGACGGGCTGCGAGGCCTCGGCGCCCGTCTGTGACACCACCGTGGCTGGCGGCGCGTGCAAGGTGTGCGTCGACTCGGCCCAGGGCAACGCGCTGGACCAGGGCTGCGCCTCCCCCACCAACATCTGCGACACCACCGTGGCTGGCGGCGAGTGCAAGGTCTGCACGACGACCGATGGCACCACGGTCGGTTGCCAGGGTAGCCAGACCTGCAACGCCGCCGGTACGGCCTGCGAGGGCTGCGCGGATGACACCTCTTGCGCTCCGGAGACCCCGGTCTGCCGCCTGGACCCGCTGCCGACCAGCTGCGTCGAGTGCACCGGCACCAGCAACGCCCGCTGTGACGCGAGCAAGCCTGCCTGCAACGACAACTTCTGCGGCTGCTCCTCCAACACGCAGTGCGCCGATGCGCCGGACAGCAACCGCGACTTCTGCGACACCGTGGCCAACAACGGTCGCGGCCAGTGCGAGGTGTGCGTCACGGATGCCAACTGCGCGGACCTCGACCCGAACCGCCCCATCTGCAACAACCGGACGGCCTGCGTCCAGTGCGTCACCAACGCCAACTGCTCGCTGACCCAGGTGTGCAACGCCACGAACACCTGTGAGAACTCGACCGTTTCCACGACTCCGGAGCAGACCAGCGCACAGATCCAGGCCGTCCTGGATGCTCCCGGCACCACAATCAATCCTGCGCTTCCCATCGACGGCGCGTTCGTCACCTACATCAAGCCTGCGGTTGCCGGGAGCAGCGAGCCCGCTGGCTTCTTCCTCCAGGCCCAGTCCGACGGGCCCGCGATTTTCGTGACGGATGCGGCAGCCTTCGGTCAGGTTGCCGTGGGTAACCGAGTGAGCCTGTCCGTCACTGGGAAGCTTGACCCCGCCACGAACAACCAGCAGCGGATTGCAAGCACCGTCACGGGTTTCACGCCCATCAGCCAGGGCCATCCGGTGCAGGCGCTTGCCCCGGCCGGCTTGAAGGTCGACATCTCGAGCCTGGACTTCGCCACCAGCAGGTCGGTTGCGCTCGAGAACGAGATTGTCACCGTCAGTGGCACGGTCAGCGCCATGGGTAGTGGCGGCGTCGGCTTCATGGCCTACCAGCTCAGGACCACGGGCACGCAGACGCCGAGCAACAATCTGCGGCTCCGGGTTCCTACTGGCATTGCCTCGGAGCGGGACCTCGTCGACACGTGCGAGGTCACGGTGCAGGCAGGTGCGGTCTGGCGCTTCACCACCCAGAGCCAGGTGTCTGTCTTCGACCCCAACCAGCTCACCATCTCGAACTGCCCCGCGCCCAAGCTCCTGGTGGCGCGTGCGCTGAGCACCACCGAGGTCCGGCTCACCTTCGACCGAAGGATTGCTACCGCTTCGGTGCAGGCAACCGACTTCACCATCGCTACCCTCACCGTCACGGGGGCCACGGTGAACGGCTCTCAGGTGACACTCACGACTTCCGAGCAGACCGCGAGCACGGAGTACACCGTGACGGTGTCTGGAGAGGTGACGGACCTCGCTGGCAAGCCCATCAACGACACGGCTGATACCGCGGTGTTCTTTGGTGTGACGCCTCCCCCCGCTGGGGCCGCGCTCGTCATCAACGAGGTTGATTACGACACGGTGGGCACGGACAACGCGGAGTACATCGAGATCTACAACCGGGGTGGTGCGGCAGCGGACCTGACAGACGTGGTGCTGGTGCTCGTCAACGGCGATGCCGCTGCAGCCCAGCCCCGTCGTGAGTACCTGAAGTTCCCGCTGAGCGCCGTGACGGACGCGGCCGGCACGGCCACCACCTCGCTGCCTGCGGGTGGCTACATCATCGCGGCCTCGACGACCTACTTCACCGCGACCCCCCCGCCTGCGGGGGTGCTGCGGCTCGTCATTGGAGCGGGGGCCACGGGCACGGGACAGACAGACATCATCCAGAACGGCAGCGGTGATGGCGTTGGCCTTGTGCAGAACACGACGGGTACGCTCATCGACTCCGTGTTCTATGAGCCCGGCGCCCAGAACCCTCAGTTCACCATCGCGACCGGTGCTGGCGACAGGCTGCTCAACTTCCTGGAGGGCACCCGTACGTCGGCGTCGGACTCGAACACGGTGGCCGGTTCGCTCCAGCGCGTCCCGAATGGCGGCGACACCAACAACAACGACTACGACTTCGCGTTCCTGCCCTCCACGCCGGGCACCGGGGCTCCGTAG